One Mycolicibacterium fortuitum subsp. fortuitum genomic window carries:
- a CDS encoding DUF1254 domain-containing protein gives MLMTTTLGCSPSSPETSGQSGSGELTPDEAKAIAMDAYVYGYSLVTIEMTRRVMTNVEKVDGPRAPMGQLMRMREYPNAQFRDVTAPNADTLYTNGFIDVKDEPWVLSLPEAHDRYYLFPMLDGYTNVFEVPGKRTTGTGPQTYAITGPGWKGTLPDGVKEYKSPTSTVWLLGRIYCDGTPEDYAAVHKFQDEISLVPLSSYGKPYTAPPGNVDPAIDMKTPVREQVNNLSAEDFFNLMAGLMKDNPPAAADKPIVDKMARLGIVAGEKFDIDKLGSDVAAALQSVPKEGVEKILARFKELDDVNGWQFTTQTGQYGTDYLQRAMITYVGLGANRPQDAVYPTSEADADDQAYDGANKYLVHFDKGQFPPVDGFWSLTMYDEGYFFVDNPLNRYNLSQRNSFVTNPDGSVDLYLQHDNPGPQKEANWLPAPAGKFNLMLRLYWPKEAPPSIIDGTWKPPAVKKVP, from the coding sequence ATGTTGATGACGACCACGCTGGGATGTTCGCCGTCATCACCTGAGACTTCCGGTCAATCCGGGTCTGGAGAACTGACTCCCGATGAGGCCAAGGCCATCGCCATGGATGCGTACGTCTACGGCTACTCGCTCGTCACGATCGAGATGACACGGCGGGTCATGACCAACGTGGAAAAGGTCGACGGTCCACGCGCTCCGATGGGGCAGCTGATGCGGATGCGCGAGTACCCCAACGCGCAGTTCCGCGACGTGACGGCACCCAACGCCGACACGTTGTACACCAACGGATTCATCGACGTCAAAGACGAGCCGTGGGTGCTTAGCCTGCCTGAGGCGCACGACCGCTACTACCTGTTCCCGATGCTCGACGGCTACACCAACGTCTTCGAGGTACCCGGGAAGCGCACCACCGGCACCGGACCGCAGACCTATGCCATCACCGGTCCCGGCTGGAAGGGCACGCTGCCCGACGGGGTGAAAGAGTACAAGTCGCCCACATCGACGGTGTGGCTGTTGGGGCGCATCTACTGCGACGGCACGCCCGAGGACTATGCCGCTGTGCACAAGTTCCAGGACGAGATCTCACTGGTTCCGCTCAGCTCGTACGGCAAGCCTTACACCGCGCCGCCCGGCAACGTCGATCCCGCCATCGACATGAAGACCCCGGTTCGTGAACAAGTCAACAACCTGAGCGCCGAGGACTTCTTCAATCTGATGGCCGGCCTGATGAAAGACAACCCGCCGGCCGCAGCAGACAAGCCGATCGTGGACAAGATGGCCAGGCTCGGCATCGTCGCGGGCGAGAAGTTCGACATAGACAAGCTCGGTTCCGACGTCGCCGCGGCCCTGCAGTCGGTCCCCAAAGAGGGCGTCGAGAAGATCCTCGCCCGGTTCAAGGAACTCGACGACGTCAACGGGTGGCAGTTCACCACCCAGACCGGTCAGTACGGCACCGACTATCTGCAGCGCGCGATGATCACCTACGTCGGGCTCGGCGCTAATCGACCTCAGGACGCGGTCTACCCGACCTCGGAAGCTGACGCCGACGACCAGGCCTACGACGGGGCCAACAAGTATCTGGTGCACTTCGACAAGGGCCAGTTCCCACCCGTCGACGGATTCTGGTCGTTGACCATGTACGACGAGGGCTACTTCTTCGTCGACAACCCGCTCAATCGCTACAACCTGAGCCAGCGGAACTCCTTCGTCACCAACCCGGATGGGTCCGTCGACCTCTACCTGCAGCACGACAATCCCGGCCCTCAGAAGGAAGCCAACTGGCTGCCTGCACCTGCCGGAAAGTTCAACCTGATGCTGCGCTTGTACTGGCCGAAGGAAGCCCCGCCGTCGATCATCGACGGCACGTGGAAACCGCCTGCCGTCAAAAAGGTTCCGTGA
- a CDS encoding STAS domain-containing protein: protein MTFTNNTPALDRHFRYGNSAVICEGASMRAQCRQLATVVTVKGDIDSNNIDQIASYVNRFILAEKPLALDLSGVNSFTPQAISLFYDIDERCGALGVDWSVIASQSVVAEIRHQEVGVPLSSSVPEALHHFAEGNTARRRLLPLLIKSA, encoded by the coding sequence ATGACATTCACGAACAACACCCCGGCATTGGATCGACACTTTCGGTACGGGAACTCGGCAGTCATCTGCGAGGGCGCATCGATGCGTGCGCAGTGCCGCCAACTGGCGACAGTGGTGACCGTCAAGGGAGATATCGACAGCAACAACATCGACCAGATCGCGTCATACGTGAACCGGTTCATCCTTGCGGAGAAGCCGTTGGCCCTCGACCTGAGCGGCGTCAACAGCTTTACGCCGCAGGCGATTTCCTTGTTCTACGACATTGACGAACGATGCGGCGCTCTTGGTGTGGACTGGTCGGTAATCGCCAGCCAGTCGGTCGTCGCCGAGATCCGGCACCAGGAGGTGGGCGTCCCGCTCAGCTCCTCAGTACCGGAAGCCCTGCACCACTTCGCCGAAGGCAATACGGCACGCCGCCGGTTGCTTCCCCTGCTTATCAAGAGCGCCTGA
- a CDS encoding LutC/YkgG family protein: MTGPTPRARAAVLGQVRAALASAPPRAVQVPRDYHHEPLTGAGDVERFAETVAEYRARVHRIDADAIAPTVLSLVGPQATVVVPADLPSEWVAGLTTVPDEPVLGVEQLDRADAVLTGCALGIAATGTIVLDAGRGQGRRALTLVPDHHVCVVRVDQIVDTVPQAFAVLTPTRPLTFISGPSATSDIELQRVEGVHGPRTLDVLIVADLTDG; encoded by the coding sequence GTGACCGGCCCGACGCCCCGCGCCAGGGCGGCAGTCCTGGGGCAGGTGCGTGCCGCCTTGGCGTCGGCGCCGCCGCGGGCCGTCCAGGTACCGCGGGACTATCACCACGAGCCGCTCACCGGCGCGGGAGACGTCGAGCGGTTCGCCGAGACGGTCGCCGAATATCGGGCGCGGGTCCACCGCATCGATGCCGACGCGATCGCGCCAACCGTCCTCAGTTTGGTGGGGCCGCAGGCCACGGTCGTCGTTCCGGCTGATCTGCCGAGCGAGTGGGTAGCGGGGTTGACGACGGTTCCCGACGAGCCCGTGCTGGGTGTCGAGCAACTCGACCGAGCCGACGCGGTGCTGACCGGTTGTGCACTGGGAATCGCCGCGACTGGCACGATCGTGCTAGATGCGGGCCGGGGACAGGGCCGGCGCGCGCTGACCCTGGTACCCGACCATCACGTCTGTGTGGTGCGGGTTGATCAGATCGTCGACACCGTGCCGCAGGCATTCGCCGTGCTGACGCCGACGCGGCCGCTGACGTTCATCTCCGGACCCAGCGCCACCAGCGACATCGAACTACAGCGGGTAGAAGGCGTCCACGGGCCCCGGACCCTGGACGTACTGATCGTCGCCGACCTTACCGACGGGTAG
- a CDS encoding LutB/LldF family L-lactate oxidation iron-sulfur protein: protein MTTFLGTPGVGNLRGDEPFPAAARTALADSQLRRNIGHATHTIRAKRLNAIRECDDWEQLRAAGSALKQDVMARLPELLEQLEDNVTQRGGVVHWARDGDEANRIVADLIRATGSDEVVKVKSMATQEIGLNEYLEAQGIAAFETDLAELIVQLGHDKPSHILVPAIHRNRAEIREIFTREMPDAGELTDDPRVLAMAARAHLRRKFLTAKVAVSGANFGIAETGTLAVVESEGNGRMCLTLPQTLITVMGIEKVVPAFADLEVFMQLLPRSSTAERMNPYTSMWTGVHPGDGPQEFHLVLLDNGRTRVLADEVGRAALHCIRCSACLNVCPVYERTGGHAYGSVYPGPIGAILSPQLTGTTGHDDPNATLPFASSLCGACFEACPVRIDIPTILVHLRAQQVDQERGTLRGVLFSGQDLAMKAAGWAMSGAGRFSLAEKALAAGRLIAGRDHRISALPWPASKWTASRDIPEPPAETFRQWWNRTHERDRR, encoded by the coding sequence ATGACCACCTTCCTGGGCACTCCCGGCGTCGGCAACCTCCGCGGTGACGAACCGTTCCCGGCCGCCGCCCGCACCGCACTCGCCGATTCTCAACTACGACGCAACATCGGCCACGCGACCCACACCATCCGCGCCAAACGTCTCAACGCGATCCGCGAGTGCGACGACTGGGAACAGTTGCGTGCCGCAGGCAGCGCCCTCAAGCAGGACGTCATGGCGCGCTTGCCCGAGCTACTCGAGCAACTCGAGGACAACGTCACCCAGCGCGGCGGTGTCGTGCACTGGGCCCGCGACGGCGACGAGGCCAACCGCATCGTCGCCGATCTGATCCGCGCCACCGGATCCGATGAGGTGGTCAAGGTCAAGTCCATGGCCACCCAGGAGATCGGCCTCAACGAGTATCTGGAAGCCCAGGGCATCGCCGCGTTCGAAACCGATTTGGCGGAGCTCATCGTGCAGCTCGGCCACGACAAACCCAGCCACATCCTGGTGCCGGCGATCCACCGCAATCGCGCCGAGATCCGGGAGATCTTCACCCGTGAGATGCCCGATGCGGGTGAGCTCACCGATGACCCCCGGGTGCTGGCCATGGCGGCCCGCGCCCACCTACGGCGCAAGTTCCTCACCGCGAAGGTAGCGGTCAGCGGCGCCAACTTCGGCATCGCCGAGACCGGCACGCTCGCGGTGGTGGAGTCCGAAGGCAATGGCCGGATGTGCCTGACACTGCCGCAGACGCTGATCACCGTGATGGGCATCGAGAAAGTCGTGCCAGCCTTCGCCGATCTCGAGGTGTTCATGCAGTTGCTGCCGAGGTCCTCGACCGCCGAACGGATGAATCCGTACACGTCGATGTGGACCGGAGTGCATCCCGGCGACGGCCCGCAGGAATTCCATCTGGTCCTGCTCGACAACGGCCGCACGCGGGTTCTGGCCGATGAGGTGGGTCGCGCCGCATTGCACTGCATCCGCTGCAGTGCGTGCCTGAATGTGTGTCCGGTCTACGAGCGCACCGGCGGCCATGCCTACGGCTCGGTCTATCCGGGTCCGATCGGGGCGATTCTGAGCCCTCAGCTCACCGGCACCACCGGCCACGACGACCCCAACGCCACCCTGCCGTTCGCCTCGTCGTTGTGTGGGGCGTGTTTCGAGGCCTGCCCGGTTCGCATCGACATCCCCACGATCCTGGTCCATCTGCGCGCACAGCAGGTGGACCAGGAAAGAGGAACCCTGCGCGGGGTCCTTTTCTCCGGCCAGGACCTGGCGATGAAGGCCGCCGGCTGGGCGATGTCCGGCGCTGGACGCTTTTCGCTGGCAGAGAAGGCACTGGCCGCGGGACGGCTGATCGCGGGGCGTGATCACCGTATTTCTGCGCTGCCCTGGCCGGCATCGAAGTGGACGGCCAGCCGTGACATCCCTGAGCCACCCGCCGAGACATTCCGGCAGTGGTGGAACCGGACACATGAGAGAGACCGGAGGTGA